The following is a genomic window from Phaseolus vulgaris cultivar G19833 chromosome 6, P. vulgaris v2.0, whole genome shotgun sequence.
ATATTTTGACTCAATAACACACAAGAATAAGTTTAATTATGCTCAGTGTCAATGCAGCCTTGAAACATTAAGCCCCTGGTTGTCCACCCAACCTAGCCAGCCTATAAGCAAGAGCATAGACATACCTTCATGTTCTCAACACTTTTCTCAGGTGACTTCTGAGCAGAATGAAATGCATAAATATTGTCGTAGGCAACATCAAAAGCTTCCTTAATGGGAGGATCAAGCTGCAAAACAAAAGGAACAAAACCAAGAATATAATAATTGCCCCAAACCAACATCACTAAAACAGAAAGTGGATAGTAATAAAAGGCACATCTTCAACCAAAAAACTGAGAAATAGTTGAAGATCAATTCCTATGCACCGAGAGACtttctgtttttgctttgttCATTTCTTTCCAAAAAATTGTATTTGAAATAGTTAAAGATCAATTCCTATGCACTGAGAGAGTTTAGTGCTGTCAACCAATCTAGGTAGAgttctaaagtagtttttacaAAAACTCAATAAACTTGTCATGAATGACAATTTCTAATTGGTTGACAGTGTTTTCACAATTTTCTATACAAATAGTTGAAAACAAGAAATACAATAAGGCGagattttcataattaaaagtaaaagaaaaataatgaaaacaaaaacttttctttttcaattcaaaCATGCCCTGACAAGGTATGCATATTGAAACAAACATACCACAGGGTCAGGGAGCTCCGAGACAGCCTCAACAATCTTCTCAAGTTCAACTTTGTCAAACTTTGAAGTATACCTACAAAACACAAAGGTGAAGTTACATAAGCAAAGAAGTTAACAAAGCACACACAAACAAGAACAAGATCATAGATGACATTCAAAGAAGAAGAGGCGAACTCTTTAACTGCAACGTCCCCTCTTTTGTGAACATCATCGACAATGGGGTTAACCTGAAAAGGggcaagaaaaggaaaaaaaattagagtgACCCATCTGAAAGGAAAGGGAAAGAGGATAACCCATTACTCACCACATTGAAAATTGAAGAGAAATCTATGCGGGGTCGGCTCTTGAGGCTCTGAAGCTCAGAGGGAGTGAGTTTGGACAAATGAAACGAGTTGATACAACACCGTATTACAGTGGGGCGCGTGGTACCGAAGCGCGGCCTAGTGTTTTGGATTCGAATCAGAGAACGGTTCCAGTTAGAAGCTGTAAGCGCAGATTCCATGGTGGTGGAAACAACGTTGTTGAATTGTTTGTGGTCGGAGTTGGACTGAGTGAGAGAGACCACTCTGCTATGTTCGCTTGTGTCTTCGCTTCCGTTTAAGGTTATGAGTGATTCTTGATTTTAGTGatgattttttaagttttaaactAATTAGAATGATTGGTGTTTTAGTGATGATTTTTTAAGTATTGATTACAGAAATTTTAGTATTTGTCATCACTTGAAaagtttagaaaaataaaaaagattgtgtgaattttatttttatacgaaaatcaaaagaatatctaaaaaaaatatactgatagtataaacaattattttgttattcaattatgaatgaatatacaattaaattttttaatgttataataGTTATTCTAAGGGTTTAATTTTAATACATTGTGTACTGACTAATTAAATGGGCTGAAACATTGTTAACATAATAAAagttaaactaaaataaataaataatgaaataagaaaatattttgttaaaagttaataaatagACTCAAACgcttaaaatatattcaataattATAAGGTACGACAATTACAAGTTTAAACAAGTTCAAGTTGATCCACAACTCATAAGTCCAAGACGTCACTTAAAATTCGAGAGACTGAatggagaagaagaaagttaaTTGTTTCTAAAACACTATAAGAACACTaggaaaaattatattattaattaacaaaaatcactttaaatataatttaaaaaattatggtgGAATGATTTCTAATGTTTTTTACactgtaaatatttttaaactttcacttaaaaaaataagaaaccaCTACAGACAATGAAAAAGATACTGAAATTATCAAAATTGCATGGTTCTGTTCTTACTGGTAATGGGCATTATAAAAGGTATAAAAAAAGTGGTTTTTCAGAGAATGTAGATCAATGCATACTACTTTTCTTTCATTGATCGTGAGAAGGATCAGTGCATAATTATTAGTAATGATGAACTCCAATTGAAAAGCAAGCAAATATTGAAGTGTACCAGAAGTAGTCATTCTTCCAGTTTCACAATGCACCACTAGAGAAAGAAACTATTTTGAAGTTAGGGAAAGcatgaaaatattttacaaatccTAATATATAATATAGGAACAAAGAGAAGcacaatttttttctattgattgTAGAAAGAGCAGTTCATAATGTCTGTAATGAAACTAGACAATTGAAGAACGATCTGAGTGTAAAGAGAAGCacaatttttttcaattgattGTAGAAGGAGCAGTGCATAGTGTCTGTAATGAAACTAGAAAATTGAAGAACAATCTTTGAGTGTACCAGAAATAGGCACTCTCTTCCAGTTTCAATACCAGAGGCAACTATTTTACAGAATTCTGGCAGATGAACATGGATTTACAGAACTTATtacaaataaaacattatttgaATGAAAGAATTAGCTACATTGATGGACAAATTCTTTCAATAAATGTGATCCATGATCCTGTAATTAAACCAATAACTCTTAACAATGTGATCCTTCTCCATCCATAAGGATACTTGTGTAGAGACAAATAAATCTTAGGCAAATCGTGGGGTTTCAGGGAAAAGAGTAATATCCTGAAACACTTGTAACCTGCTCTTCCTTGGTAGCTTCTTCTCCCCTACTAATGTGTCCCGGTTTTCCAAGTTTGAAGCTTTTTTTGGTGATTTTGATGTGCGAATGGCATAGGCTGATTCTGAACTCAGTTCCGGGTTGAAACACAGAGAACGCCTTGCTGTTGGATTCCTTGACAAAATGACACTCCCAGATGGATGGTATCCATCTTTCTGTTCCAATGATTCAAGCTTTTTGCTTGACCATTCAGGCTGATTCTGTGGCCAAGGACTTTGATACATTATGTTGGAGTCTTCATTTTCATCATTAAACACTTCTGCACCATTCTCACCATCAAAATTGATATATCCACTAAAGAAGTCATTCTCTTCGTTTTGTTCTTCTTCTACTATGTCTGCCCAACTCTTCTTCTCGTGTGGTTTTCCATTTCCTGAAGCAAAGTCATCGGTACCATTCTCAACCATGGCATGTGATTCTGACATAATAGATCTATGGCTACTGTCTCCTGCAGCAGATTTCTCCTTCTCAGTAAACTCCACAACTGCTTCTGTATTCAAAGTGTGCAACAAATCAGAGATTATTACTTTTGTATCTTTATTCTTTCGAATAGCAGGATCTTCCAGTGTACTTGTCCTCCACTTTTCATTGGCAGGTGAAGACAAACCACTTTCTCTTAAATTTAGCGTCCTTGTGACATGCTTTTCATTAGGAGGAGTCCCAGATGAAGGTTTAGAATCTGAATGGAAATCTCCCCTTCGATATCCATTGTTAAAGCCCCATGAACATCTTTTCGGCTTTGTGGGAACATACAGATTCAGGTGTCTTCTACCAGGATCAGGGGATTGGTACAATCTCCTCCTGGCATGAGATACATCCCCCTCAGATTTGTCAGACTGGTTTTCTGTCCTCTTAACTCTATCAGAGCTCTTTCTAACTGAGTTCTCAAAGCCTAGTGAAGAGCACTGAGGCAAACTCGTCGTCATTGAAAATGATGCATTCTCTGATGATGATGTCTCTATCTCAACTAGCATCTGAGAAGCGCGTTCAAATGATTTAACAAACGACTCGTCCATCTTTCTATTTTTTGTAGCTGTGCGTACTGCCTGGAGTAGAAACTTTGCTTCTTTGATCTTGTTCATATGCATCAAACATATTGCCAAATTGCACTGCTTGTTCCTATCAACCTCAAAAGACAATGCTCTACTGTAAAACCAAATAAGGAACTGTTACTTTTCTCTTCAAAGTAAAAAAGACAAAATATAAAGTCCATTTTTTATTGCATCTTAAAAAGCTCACCGGTAATGTTCTTCAGCAGTTTTATAGTCTTCTTTTTGCAAGTAAGCCCAGGCCAAGTTGCCCAGTATCCTACATGAATAGAGAGAAATTCAAAGTCAAGTAAAGGTACAAGGTCCATAAACTTGATGTAAAATGACAAAAGAGCACGGATGTAAAAGAAAAACCTCGATATCTCTTGCTCAGCAGTTATTTGAATCTTCTTCCCTTGAGACCTTGCTTGCTTTGTAGTCCTTCCCACAAAGGTTATGCCATCTTCAATTAGCTTCAACTTGTGATGAAGCATAGAGATCTCCTCATCAACCCTGCCCGACCTCTGTATCAACAACATACACACAACAATTATAGTCTTGAGTCTAACTAGGTGTTGAGGTGTACCAACATACGTAAAAGCATACGACAACAGTCATCATATTCCACTAGTGTATCAATATACACACGACAATAATTGACTTATTCCACTAGTTAAGGTGTACCAACATACATCCAACAAGTCAACAACAGTAATCTCATCCCACTATGTGAGGTTTAACAACATACATACACCAACAGTCTTACCCCCACTATTCAAGATTGTACCAACATACACAAGCGGTTTAAAGTTTGGTTCAGTTAACTACACAAAAAGCAACCACAAATAAAAGAGGATCCACCAGCTTTTACCTTAAACAGTTCAACCAAAATGTTGTCAAGAGAATCCTGAGAATCCGAAGGACAAAGATGACGGAAAGATCTGATAGCTTCAATTGCCTCATCTGACCTATTCAGTTGCTTCATCACCAAGGCCATATCCTTCAAAGCACTTTCAACACGATCTCCAGCATTGATGGCGGCCCAAAACAAGGAAATTGCTCTTCCCGGATCCTTATCTACTAACTGAAAATGAAAAATCAGATTGAAAGTCACtacacaaaaccaatgaaagaaagaaaacaaaccAATGAATCCCTTTACACTGGAAAAACACTGTGAGTCTTAATTACTTAGACCCTCGAATTCCATCATATTCAttaacaaaaaagaaaacaccaaagaaacaaaagaaaataaatggtACAAAAACTTTCTTTCCCGCCAAAAACACCTCAGGACCAAGAAGTGAAGGAACAAGCAAGAACAGCACGTACCCCCAGAAGAAGTAGCATCCAAattcaacaacaacaaaaagaagaaaaaaatatgttacCTGAACTTGCTTGGCTTTGACATAAGGTGAGTCCCCAGAAGGAACCTTGtgaattatatgaaaaatatcaCTTTTATTCGCAGAGTTCGGTGATTTCTTTCTCTCTGAAAATGGCACACTGGGAGAGCGTGAACTTATGGTCTTCCATGGAGACGGCGGCGGCGGCGTCACGAAGCACCTCGCCGGCGAGCCTCTTTCAAACAGCATGGTGACAAGAACTTTCTTAACCAGATGAACAAGATTAAATTCTTCAACAGAAGAGAACCCCacttcctcttcttccttctAGTTGAAGGGTGTGAAGgcgaaagaaagaaagagagccAATTTAACAGAGTGGGAAAGCACAACAGCAATGAGTGCTTCAACGATAGAAAGTGAAAGGAAAACGAAACGAGAAAAGAAAGGTGGAAGAAAAATTTGTAAAAGAGAGTAGCCGTTTTATAATTACTAGCCGTTGGGATTATTGGGCCAGTGTTTTATCTTCTGTATGTGGGCTTCACAGTTGGACCTATATTACGACTGCTTCTTCCTGTACCTCCATATGTTATTGTGTCACCCCATACAAAAcatggaaat
Proteins encoded in this region:
- the LOC137832014 gene encoding protein POLLENLESS 3 codes for the protein MLFERGSPARCFVTPPPPSPWKTISSRSPSVPFSERKKSPNSANKSDIFHIIHKVPSGDSPYVKAKQVQLVDKDPGRAISLFWAAINAGDRVESALKDMALVMKQLNRSDEAIEAIRSFRHLCPSDSQDSLDNILVELFKRSGRVDEEISMLHHKLKLIEDGITFVGRTTKQARSQGKKIQITAEQEISRILGNLAWAYLQKEDYKTAEEHYRRALSFEVDRNKQCNLAICLMHMNKIKEAKFLLQAVRTATKNRKMDESFVKSFERASQMLVEIETSSSENASFSMTTSLPQCSSLGFENSVRKSSDRVKRTENQSDKSEGDVSHARRRLYQSPDPGRRHLNLYVPTKPKRCSWGFNNGYRRGDFHSDSKPSSGTPPNEKHVTRTLNLRESGLSSPANEKWRTSTLEDPAIRKNKDTKVIISDLLHTLNTEAVVEFTEKEKSAAGDSSHRSIMSESHAMVENGTDDFASGNGKPHEKKSWADIVEEEQNEENDFFSGYINFDGENGAEVFNDENEDSNIMYQSPWPQNQPEWSSKKLESLEQKDGYHPSGSVILSRNPTARRSLCFNPELSSESAYAIRTSKSPKKASNLENRDTLVGEKKLPRKSRLQVFQDITLFPETPRFA